Proteins encoded within one genomic window of Sulfurovum sp. XGS-02:
- a CDS encoding biopolymer transporter ExbD, with product MRRERFDKMNVVPFIDIVLVLLVIVLATATFVEHQAIKVDLPTASSKKSEEKKNIQIAVDKDGVYSYEKEVLSLELIKEKLMKLDPKKDLISLRMDKSSEFQYFVDIIDILKTKGFENISIITKQ from the coding sequence ATGAGGAGAGAACGCTTTGACAAAATGAATGTCGTACCATTCATAGATATCGTACTCGTTCTACTGGTCATCGTACTTGCAACGGCTACGTTTGTAGAACATCAAGCGATCAAAGTGGATCTGCCGACTGCAAGTTCTAAAAAAAGTGAAGAGAAGAAAAACATCCAAATCGCTGTCGATAAAGATGGAGTCTACTCCTATGAGAAAGAAGTACTGAGTCTTGAGCTCATTAAAGAGAAACTGATGAAGCTAGACCCTAAAAAAGACCTTATTTCACTGCGTATGGATAAAAGCAGTGAATTTCAGTACTTTGTAGACATCATCGATATTCTCAAGACCAAGGGGTTTGAGAATATTTC
- the exbB gene encoding TonB-system energizer ExbB: protein MKDIVDYGIIGFLFFLSFITFAFAIERVLFYRGLKVTDYKNKTALELDISKRLATIASIGSNAPYIGLLGTVLAIILTFYIIGDQQDTINPGEIMKHLALALKATAAGLVVAIPATVIYNALLTRVDTILARWEIAQDTNA, encoded by the coding sequence CTGAAAGATATCGTAGATTATGGGATCATAGGATTTCTCTTTTTCTTAAGTTTTATTACTTTTGCCTTTGCAATCGAGAGAGTACTTTTCTACCGTGGTCTCAAAGTGACAGACTACAAAAATAAAACTGCATTGGAACTTGACATTTCAAAACGTTTGGCAACCATTGCCTCTATCGGTTCGAATGCACCCTATATAGGACTGCTCGGTACGGTACTTGCGATCATCCTTACATTCTACATCATCGGTGACCAACAAGATACGATCAATCCCGGTGAGATCATGAAGCACCTGGCACTGGCACTTAAAGCGACCGCAGCCGGTCTGGTGGTGGCGATCCCTGCAACGGTTATCTATAATGCCCTGCTAACAAGAGTCGATACGATCTTGGCCCGATGGGAAATCGCACAGGATACAAACGCCTAA